One region of Oculatellaceae cyanobacterium genomic DNA includes:
- a CDS encoding 3'-5' exonuclease, with product MYSHHQFCQQIGKEIIVGESDLDILHNCPNPIESWHPQTQLQPYNQLRQLILDIETTGLDSSKDRIIAIGCMRESGDITIFMQEDETQLLQQFLNFLNRVNPEVLLTYNGMNFDLPFIIARLETLKIKHHFKLSERPRRIPSAQIFGTPLEIQEIFYKKTNHVDVYICALRWDFITKSLNPSYSLKNIVLEMGLRKQPRLVLNHTQIQDCWHNNNWATIQEYLQLDLEDTKLIADKLVPAYWYEALIVPSMNLQQLAITGNATKWQRILQSFYPNIKPQPDSKVKFAGGLVISVPGLHYNIAKVDVSSLYPSIMLKYGICSRKDTKRHALSVLQYLTTERLRLKAEAKKGDMVANQASSALKVLINSLFGFYGTGGVGFNDMEAAALVTAYGRRILQHMIAVIEAAGGIQVESDTDGVFFSHPEPNVVFQTLSDAMPSGINIELETTAKAMFVPAKGAKNYLFWHEDGSLTLKGIWKKRDRSKLEKEFPVIYLTKYIKSPQLAEDYYQELVDTICAGKLAIENIQITRKIKANEKTLLTLGKAGETVTYYQGINGVTTTGDYAVSYYLNVVSQSRSSIRSVVAADNSNSYQQLTLF from the coding sequence ACTGCCCCAATCCGATTGAATCGTGGCATCCTCAAACGCAACTACAACCTTATAACCAACTAAGACAATTAATCTTAGACATAGAAACCACCGGATTAGATAGTAGCAAAGACCGCATCATCGCCATTGGATGTATGAGAGAATCAGGAGACATCACCATCTTCATGCAAGAAGATGAAACCCAACTTTTACAACAATTCCTCAATTTCCTCAACCGTGTTAATCCTGAAGTTCTGCTAACTTACAATGGCATGAACTTTGACCTGCCATTCATCATTGCTAGATTAGAAACCTTAAAAATCAAACATCATTTTAAATTATCAGAACGTCCCCGTCGTATTCCTAGCGCCCAAATCTTCGGTACACCTCTAGAAATTCAAGAAATCTTCTACAAAAAGACCAATCACGTAGATGTTTATATCTGCGCCTTACGCTGGGACTTTATCACCAAATCTCTCAATCCCTCCTACTCCTTGAAAAACATAGTTCTAGAAATGGGACTAAGAAAACAACCCAGATTAGTTCTTAACCACACCCAAATTCAAGATTGTTGGCATAACAACAACTGGGCAACAATACAAGAATATCTCCAACTAGATTTAGAAGATACCAAACTTATTGCCGATAAATTAGTACCTGCATACTGGTACGAAGCTTTAATAGTACCAAGCATGAACTTACAACAACTAGCAATAACAGGTAATGCCACCAAATGGCAAAGAATCTTGCAATCATTTTATCCCAATATTAAACCTCAACCAGATAGCAAAGTAAAATTTGCTGGAGGCTTAGTTATTTCTGTTCCAGGGTTACATTACAACATTGCTAAAGTTGATGTTTCCAGTCTGTATCCCAGTATCATGCTCAAATATGGTATATGCTCTCGTAAAGACACTAAACGCCACGCTCTATCAGTATTACAATATCTCACAACAGAACGTCTGCGTCTCAAAGCTGAAGCTAAAAAAGGAGACATGGTAGCCAACCAAGCATCCTCAGCTTTAAAAGTATTAATTAACTCCTTATTTGGTTTCTATGGTACAGGAGGAGTTGGCTTCAATGATATGGAAGCTGCGGCTTTAGTAACAGCTTATGGTAGAAGAATATTGCAACACATGATAGCAGTAATTGAAGCGGCGGGAGGTATTCAGGTTGAATCAGATACAGACGGTGTTTTCTTCAGTCATCCTGAACCCAATGTAGTTTTTCAAACCTTATCTGATGCCATGCCTAGTGGCATTAATATTGAATTAGAAACAACAGCAAAAGCCATGTTTGTACCAGCCAAAGGTGCGAAGAATTATCTTTTCTGGCATGAAGATGGTAGTCTGACATTAAAAGGGATTTGGAAAAAACGAGACAGGTCAAAATTAGAAAAAGAATTTCCTGTGATTTACTTAACTAAATATATCAAATCGCCACAACTAGCTGAAGATTACTACCAGGAATTAGTAGATACAATTTGTGCGGGGAAGTTAGCTATTGAAAATATCCAAATAACACGAAAAATCAAAGCTAATGAAAAAACTTTACTGACTTTAGGTAAAGCTGGAGAAACAGTAACTTATTATCAAGGGATTAATGGAGTTACCACTACGGGAGATTATGCAGTTAGCTATTACCTCAATGTGGTTTCACAAAGTCGCTCCTCAATTCGTTCAGTAGTAGCTGCTGATAACTCTAACAGTTACCAACAACTTACTTTATTTTGA